The Aythya fuligula isolate bAytFul2 chromosome 2, bAytFul2.pri, whole genome shotgun sequence genome contains a region encoding:
- the KRIT1 gene encoding krev interaction trapped protein 1 isoform X2, with protein MGNPENLGDAYVAVIRPKNTASLNSREYRAKSYEILLLEVPIEGQKKKRKKVLLETKLQGSTEITQSILDYVLEATKPISPANQGIKGKRVVLMKKFPLDGEKTGQEASLYIVPTVVKDNTKYAYSPGCPVFYCLQDIMRVCSESSTHFATLTARMLIALDKWLDERHTQSHSIPALFRPSPLERIKTNVINPAYAIEPGQTESSLHMGYTALEIKSKMLALEKADMCIYNPLFGSDLQYTNRVDKVVINPYFGLGAPDYSKIQIPKREKWQRSMSSVTEDKEHQWVDDFPLHRSACEGDSDLLSHLLDKKFSVNQLDSDHWAPIHYACWYGKVEATRMLLEKGKCNPNLLNGQLSSPLHFAAGGGHAEIVQILLNHPEIDRHITDQQGRSPLNVCEENKQNEWEETAKLLKEAINKPYEKARIYRMDGSYRSVELKHGNNTTVQQIMEGMRLSQETQQYFTIWICSENLSLQLKPYHKPLQHIRDWPEIFTELTNLDPQRETSQLFLRRDVRLPLEIEKKIEDPLAILILFDEARYNLLKGFYTSPDAKLITLASLLLQIVYGNYESKKHKQGFLNEENLKSIVPITKLKSKAPHWTNRILHEYKNLSTSEGVSKEMHHLQRMFLQNCWEIPTYGAAFFTGQIFTKASSSSHKVIKVYVGVNVKGLHLLNMETKSLFTSDLTVKISKILKSSKGTTNRKPRIFPLDYFISYN; from the exons aTGGGAAACCCAGAAAACCTTGGAGATGCCTATGTTGCTGTGATTCGTCCAAAAAATACTGCTAGCCTGAACTCTCGGGAATATCGAGCTAAATCCTATGAA ATTTTGCTGCTCGAAGTTCCCATTGaaggtcaaaagaaaaaaagaaagaaagttttgcTGGAAACTAAACTGCAGGGAAGCACTGAGATAACCCAGAGCATCTTGGATTATGTATTAGAAGCCACCAAACCAATATCACCAGCCAATCAGGGTATTAAAG GGAAGCGTGTAGTGTTAATGAAGAAGTTTCCTCTTGATGGAGAGAAGACAGGCCAGGAGGCATCACTTTACATCGTTCCAACCGTTGTGAAAG ATAATACAAAATATGCATACAGTCCAGGATGTCCCGTGTTCTACTGTTTACAAGACATCATGAGGGTCTGCAGTGAATCCAGCACCCACTTTGCTACACTTACTGCAAGAATGTTAATTGCCTTGGACAA GTGGCTGGATGAACGGCATACTCAGTCTCATTCCATCCCAGCTTTATTCAGACCATCTCCTCTTgagagaattaaaacaaatgtaataaaCCCTGCCTATGCTATAGAACCTGGTCAAACAGAGAGCTCGTTACACATGGGTTATACTGCCTTGGAAATAAAGAGTAAAATGCTGGCACTGGAGAAAGCAGATATGTGTATCTATAATCCCTTGTTTGGGTCTGACCTTCAATATACCAATAGG GTTGACAAAGTGGTAATAAATCCATACTTTGGCCTTGGAGCCCCAGACTATTCAAAAATTCAGATTcctaaaagagaaaagtggcAACGTAGCATGAGCAGTGTCACAGAGGACAA GGAACACCAGTGGGTAGATGATTTCCCTCTTCATCGGAGTGCTTGTGAAGGCGATTCTGATTTACTAAGCCACCTTCTGGACAAAAAGTTTTCTGTTAATCAGTTAGACAGTGACCACTGGGCACCTATCCATTATGCATGCTG GTATGGAAAAGTTGAAGCCACTCGGATGCTGTTAGAGAAAGGGAAATGCAATCCAAACCTTTTGAATGGCCAGCTTAGCTCTCctctgcattttgctgctggaggtgggcaTGCTGAAATAGTACAAATTTTACTGAATCATCCAGAAATTGACAGA CACATTACTGATCAACAGGGAAGGTCTCCACTGAATGTCTGtgaagagaacaaacaaaatgaatgggAAGAAACTGCAAAACTGCTGAAGGAAGCCATAAATAAACCT TATGAAAAGGCGCGGATTTATCGTATGGATGGGTCATACCGCTCTGTTGAGCTGAAACATGGAAATAATACCACTGTACAGCAAATAATGGAAGGGATGCGTTTGTCTCAAGAAACTCAGCAATACTTCACTATCTGGATCTGTTCTGAGAATCTCA GCCTCCAACTGAAGCCATATCACAAGCCTTTGCAGCATATTCGAGACTGGCCTGAAATATTCACTGAACTGACAAATCTGGATCCTCAGAGGGAAACTTCACAGCTTTTCCTGAGAAGAGATGTGAGACTTCCactggaaatagaaaaaaag attgaGGATCCATTAGctattcttattctttttgaTGAAGCCAGATATAACTTACTGAAAGGTTTCTATACATCACCTGATGCCAAGCTGATCACACTCGCAAGTCTGCTCCTACAAATAGTCTATGGAAATTATGAGAGCAAGAAGCATAAACAGGGCTTTCTGAA tGAAGAAAATCTTAAATCCATAGTGCCAATCACTAAACTGAAGAGTAAAGCTCCTCACTGGACAAACAGGATACTTCATGAATACAAG aaCCTCAGCACCAGTGAAGGTGTAAGTAAAGAGATGCATCACCTTCAGCGCATGTTTTTGCAGAACTGCTGGGAAATTCCTACTTACGGAGCAGCTTTTTTCACCGGCCAGATATTCACCAAAGCAAGTTCAAGTAGCCATAAAGTCATCAAAGTGTACGTAGGAGTCAATGTGAAAGGGCTGCATCTCCTCAACATGGAAACAAAG tctCTTTTCACATCCGACTTGACTGTGAAGATTTCCAAGATTTTGAAGTCTTCAAAGGGCACTACTAATAGAAAGCCTCGTATTTTTCCACTTGACTACTTTATAAGCTACAACTAG
- the KRIT1 gene encoding krev interaction trapped protein 1 isoform X1, with protein sequence MGNPENLGDAYVAVIRPKNTASLNSREYRAKSYEILLLEVPIEGQKKKRKKVLLETKLQGSTEITQSILDYVLEATKPISPANQGIKGKRVVLMKKFPLDGEKTGQEASLYIVPTVVKDNTKYAYSPGCPVFYCLQDIMRVCSESSTHFATLTARMLIALDKWLDERHTQSHSIPALFRPSPLERIKTNVINPAYAIEPGQTESSLHMGYTALEIKSKMLALEKADMCIYNPLFGSDLQYTNRVDKVVINPYFGLGAPDYSKIQIPKREKWQRSMSSVTEDKEHQWVDDFPLHRSACEGDSDLLSHLLDKKFSVNQLDSDHWAPIHYACWYGKVEATRMLLEKGKCNPNLLNGQLSSPLHFAAGGGHAEIVQILLNHPEIDRHITDQQGRSPLNVCEENKQNEWEETAKLLKEAINKPYEKARIYRMDGSYRSVELKHGNNTTVQQIMEGMRLSQETQQYFTIWICSENLSLQLKPYHKPLQHIRDWPEIFTELTNLDPQRETSQLFLRRDVRLPLEIEKKIEDPLAILILFDEARYNLLKGFYTSPDAKLITLASLLLQIVYGNYESKKHKQGFLNEENLKSIVPITKLKSKAPHWTNRILHEYKNLSTSEGVSKEMHHLQRMFLQNCWEIPTYGAAFFTGQIFTKASSSSHKVIKVYVGVNVKGLHLLNMETKALLLSLKYGCFMWQLGDGDTCFQIHSLENKMSFIVHTKQAGLVVKLLMKLNGQLMPSERNE encoded by the exons aTGGGAAACCCAGAAAACCTTGGAGATGCCTATGTTGCTGTGATTCGTCCAAAAAATACTGCTAGCCTGAACTCTCGGGAATATCGAGCTAAATCCTATGAA ATTTTGCTGCTCGAAGTTCCCATTGaaggtcaaaagaaaaaaagaaagaaagttttgcTGGAAACTAAACTGCAGGGAAGCACTGAGATAACCCAGAGCATCTTGGATTATGTATTAGAAGCCACCAAACCAATATCACCAGCCAATCAGGGTATTAAAG GGAAGCGTGTAGTGTTAATGAAGAAGTTTCCTCTTGATGGAGAGAAGACAGGCCAGGAGGCATCACTTTACATCGTTCCAACCGTTGTGAAAG ATAATACAAAATATGCATACAGTCCAGGATGTCCCGTGTTCTACTGTTTACAAGACATCATGAGGGTCTGCAGTGAATCCAGCACCCACTTTGCTACACTTACTGCAAGAATGTTAATTGCCTTGGACAA GTGGCTGGATGAACGGCATACTCAGTCTCATTCCATCCCAGCTTTATTCAGACCATCTCCTCTTgagagaattaaaacaaatgtaataaaCCCTGCCTATGCTATAGAACCTGGTCAAACAGAGAGCTCGTTACACATGGGTTATACTGCCTTGGAAATAAAGAGTAAAATGCTGGCACTGGAGAAAGCAGATATGTGTATCTATAATCCCTTGTTTGGGTCTGACCTTCAATATACCAATAGG GTTGACAAAGTGGTAATAAATCCATACTTTGGCCTTGGAGCCCCAGACTATTCAAAAATTCAGATTcctaaaagagaaaagtggcAACGTAGCATGAGCAGTGTCACAGAGGACAA GGAACACCAGTGGGTAGATGATTTCCCTCTTCATCGGAGTGCTTGTGAAGGCGATTCTGATTTACTAAGCCACCTTCTGGACAAAAAGTTTTCTGTTAATCAGTTAGACAGTGACCACTGGGCACCTATCCATTATGCATGCTG GTATGGAAAAGTTGAAGCCACTCGGATGCTGTTAGAGAAAGGGAAATGCAATCCAAACCTTTTGAATGGCCAGCTTAGCTCTCctctgcattttgctgctggaggtgggcaTGCTGAAATAGTACAAATTTTACTGAATCATCCAGAAATTGACAGA CACATTACTGATCAACAGGGAAGGTCTCCACTGAATGTCTGtgaagagaacaaacaaaatgaatgggAAGAAACTGCAAAACTGCTGAAGGAAGCCATAAATAAACCT TATGAAAAGGCGCGGATTTATCGTATGGATGGGTCATACCGCTCTGTTGAGCTGAAACATGGAAATAATACCACTGTACAGCAAATAATGGAAGGGATGCGTTTGTCTCAAGAAACTCAGCAATACTTCACTATCTGGATCTGTTCTGAGAATCTCA GCCTCCAACTGAAGCCATATCACAAGCCTTTGCAGCATATTCGAGACTGGCCTGAAATATTCACTGAACTGACAAATCTGGATCCTCAGAGGGAAACTTCACAGCTTTTCCTGAGAAGAGATGTGAGACTTCCactggaaatagaaaaaaag attgaGGATCCATTAGctattcttattctttttgaTGAAGCCAGATATAACTTACTGAAAGGTTTCTATACATCACCTGATGCCAAGCTGATCACACTCGCAAGTCTGCTCCTACAAATAGTCTATGGAAATTATGAGAGCAAGAAGCATAAACAGGGCTTTCTGAA tGAAGAAAATCTTAAATCCATAGTGCCAATCACTAAACTGAAGAGTAAAGCTCCTCACTGGACAAACAGGATACTTCATGAATACAAG aaCCTCAGCACCAGTGAAGGTGTAAGTAAAGAGATGCATCACCTTCAGCGCATGTTTTTGCAGAACTGCTGGGAAATTCCTACTTACGGAGCAGCTTTTTTCACCGGCCAGATATTCACCAAAGCAAGTTCAAGTAGCCATAAAGTCATCAAAGTGTACGTAGGAGTCAATGTGAAAGGGCTGCATCTCCTCAACATGGAAACAAAG GCTTTACTCCTCAGCCTAAAGTATGGCTGCTTTATGTGGCAGTTGGGAGATGGTGATACATGTTTTCAAATACAcagtctggaaaacaaaatgagcttTATTGTGCATACCAAACAG GCAGGTCTCGTCGTAAAACTTCTGATGAAATTAAATGGCCAGTTAATGCCaagtgaaagaaatgaatga